One region of Gigantopelta aegis isolate Gae_Host chromosome 7, Gae_host_genome, whole genome shotgun sequence genomic DNA includes:
- the LOC121378054 gene encoding protein mono-ADP-ribosyltransferase PARP12-like, which produces MALQREGVTGPVDKKRLLHGTVDDWAAIRGICHNNVDFRLSGKNGTVYGDGAYFARDAKYSHCYTRGPIRSMLLSKVLVGQYKGDNSYRRPPARAGHTLYDSCINVMADPSIYVILDTAQRYP; this is translated from the coding sequence ATGGCACTCCAGCGTGAAGGTGTAACTGGTCCTGTGGACAAGAAACGACTCTTGCACGGCACTGTCGACGACTGGGCGGCCATACGTGGAATCTGCCACAACAACGTCGACTTCAGACTCAGTGGGAAGAACGGCACTGTCTATGGCGATGGTGCATACTTTGCCAGGGATGCCAAGTACAGTCACTGCTACACTCGAGGTCCTATTCGATCCATGCTCCTCTCGAAGGTCCTCGTCGGTCAGTACAAGGGAGACAATTCCTACAGAAGACCTCCTGCCAGGGCCGGTCATACTCTCTATGACTCCTGCATCAATGTCATGGCAGATCCATCCATCTACGTCATCTTAGACACCGCACAACGCTACCCCTAG
- the LOC121376900 gene encoding protein draper-like translates to MCPGNCNGCARSTGSCADGCVPGYFGETCDITCHGMCLDNSCDSPMGKCKEGCSWPDVYGPFCNYTCNGNCESVRCQRDASGDVLCSAECISGKIGDHCTQDCPDGMYMNITKPNFVLLILIPSVIIVILIGVIVHLILRRPISKKTSSEAHSLTTIHFSQL, encoded by the exons ATGTGTCCTGGTAATTGCAACGGATGTGCCAGGTCTACTGGATCGTGTGCAGATGGTTGTGTTCCAGGTTACTTTGGAGAGACGTGTGACATAACGTGTCATGGAATGTGTCTTGACAACTCCTGTGACAGcccaatgggaaaatgtaaagAGGGATGCAGCTGGCCCGACGTGTATGGTCCTTTCTGTAACTATACTTGTAATGGTAACTGCGAGTCTGTTCGATGTCAGAGGGATGCGTCTGGTGATGTTCTGTGTAGTGCTGAATGCATCAGTGGTAAAATAGGAGACCACTGTACACAAGACTGCCCTG ATGGAATGTATATGAACATCACGAAACCTAACTTTGTGCTCCTGATTTTGATCCCGTCAGTCATCATTGTGATCCTTATTGGGGTTATTGTGCACCTGATACTCAG GCGGCCGATATCCAAAAAAACATCTTCTGAAGCACATTCATTGACAACCATACACTTCTCACAGCTATGA